A single region of the Rhinoraja longicauda isolate Sanriku21f chromosome 12, sRhiLon1.1, whole genome shotgun sequence genome encodes:
- the lrrc63 gene encoding uncharacterized protein lrrc63 isoform X2 produces the protein MSKCPQLLRRPLPPKDRISFDNASCPAAVLKKKCDSIDEHEMKDVSMTCRSFNLNGFPFRRGIVHRHDPYFDEDDNRYCIPAAFTLENFLQKNSATPSPLDERKIVLSHQNFNKIVNLLESQLLKHNQKKVNMVQLSIDDIPPVLKRIPQRQQILEMNAAARNQSKGLNDEVSPELANYPGAILNIDDDAQSLEASDSESPIKEEEQDGQIISYEYVVVKSMAAGGESLNLRGYFIHQLPDLTRLVSTLRDLNLSFNSFRDIPTEIYQLSCLELLNLRDNPITEISPDIEQLTNLRNFDISFCIVSILPIGLFLLTHLQSLNVAYNKISFIPNDIRNLRELQFLNVEGNELGSLPSGLLQLPLKHIRVHNNYMHPLLWEENVQNQPQHLIDLAALSFTKNNLHQHYINIPDEVQSKLSKTSFHPAT, from the exons ATAATGCATCATGTCCCGCTGCTGTGCTCAAGAAAAAATGTGACTCAATCGATGAACATGAGATGAAGGATGTATCAATGACTTGCAGGTCATTCAATCTAAATGGATTTCCTTTCCGTCGTGGTATTGTACACAGGCATGATCCATATTTTGATGAGGATGATAATCGCTACTGTATTCCCGCTGCTTTCACTCTAGAAAATTTTCTTCAGAAAAATAGTGCGACTCCTTCACCTTTAGATGAGAGAAAGATTGTTTTATCCCACCAAAACTTCAACAAGATTGTGAATCTCCTTGAATCTCAGTTACTGAAGCATAACCAGAAAAAAGTGAACATGGTACAATTATCCATTGATGACATCCCACCAGTATTGAAGCGAATCCCTCAGAGACAGCAGATTCTTG AAATGAATGCTGCTGCTAGAAACCAAAGTAAAGGCTTAAATGATGAAGTCTCCCCAGAGTTGGCTAACTATCCAG GAGCTATTCTGAATATTGATGACGATGCCCAATCTCTTGAAGCTTCTGACTCTGAGTCTCCAATCAAGGAGGAAGAACAAGATGGACAAATAATCTCATATGAATATGTTGTTGTAAAATCAATGGCAGCAGGTGGAGAGTCTTTAAATCTGAGG GGATATTTTATTCATCAGCTTCCTGACCTGACCAGACTGGTTTCCACATTAAGGGATCTGAACCTGTCATTCAATAGCTTTCGGGACATTCCTACTGAG ATTTATCAATTATCCTGCCTCGAATTGCTGAATTTAAGAGACAATCCAATTACAGAGATTTCTCCTGATATTGAGCAACTGACCAACCTGAGAAATTTTGACATTTCCTTCTGCATTGTTTCAATTCTGCCTATTGG GCTGTTCCTTTTGACACATCTTCAGTCACTCAATGTTGCCTACAACAAGATTTCTTTCATTCCCAATGACATTAGAAACCTCAG AGAACTTCAGTTTTTAAATGTTGAAGGAAATGAGCTGGGTTCACTGCCATCTGGCCTTCTCCAACTCCCATTGAAGCACATACGCGTGCATAATAATTACATGCATCCTTTACTTTGGGAAGAAAACGTACAAAACCAGCCACAGCACCTGATTGATCTAGCTGCGCTCTCTTTCACCAAGAACAATTTACATCAACATTACATCAATATACCCGACGAGGTGCAATCTAAACTGAGCAA